One genomic window of Glycine soja cultivar W05 chromosome 9, ASM419377v2, whole genome shotgun sequence includes the following:
- the LOC114368815 gene encoding LEAF RUST 10 DISEASE-RESISTANCE LOCUS RECEPTOR-LIKE PROTEIN KINASE-like 1.2, which translates to MDIHIHMLLTSISCLFFITLPQSLSQPPPVFNYSACKEWPYKCGTLSDIFYPFWGENRPPQCGGGQAFRLSCNHDNITTILIASHNFTVENVDNTTRTMRVVPTDLGPNDCSLQSKNISDDIHANATHFLYPNSSLYSNNICEGFEVIYDVSENCTKCLGSEGECWKDEIDGHDVVPCYYCPDGSHSLDCSPLKRSTSSILFS; encoded by the coding sequence ATGGATATCCATATCCACATGCTCCTCACGTCCATTTCTTGCTTATTCTTTATCACTCTGCCGCAGTCCCTCTCTCAACCACCACCTGTCTTCAATTATTCGGCTTGTAAGGAATGGCCATACAAGTGCGGAACACTTTCCGACATCTTCTATCCATTCTGGGGAGAGAACCGACCCCCTCAATGTGGTGGCGGCCAAGCATTCAGGCTGAGCTGCAACCATGATAATATTACTACTATTCTAATTGCCTCACATAATTTCACGGTGGAGAACGTCGACAACACCACTCGAACCATGAGAGTAGTGCCAACTGACCTTGGCCCCAACGATTGTTCTCTGCAATCTAAGAACATATCTGATGACATTCATGCGAATGCCACTCACTTCCTCTATCCCAATTCTTCATTGTACAGCAACAACATATGCGAAGGGTTTGAGGTAATTTATGATGTTTCTGAAAATTGCACAAAATGCCTGGGAAGTGAAGGAGAGTGCTGGAAGGATGAAATTGATGGACATGATGTGGTTCCATGCTATTACTGCCCAGATGGATCTCATTCCCTAGACTGTTCTCCTCTAAAAAGAAGTACGTCTTCTATCCTCTTTTCTTGA